Proteins encoded within one genomic window of Acinetobacter sp. YWS30-1:
- a CDS encoding LLM class flavin-dependent oxidoreductase, protein MRTLTDTQFSILELVPVRDDKTIQFSLQHALELAQTAERLGYSRMWLAEHHNMDGIASSATAVLLGYLLANTNSIKLGSGGIMLPNHAPLVVAEQFGTLATLYPDRIELGLGRAPGTDQMTMRALRRGRQETEDQFPQDVLEILQYFKDPIPGQRIVATPGQSTHVPVWLLGSSLFSAQLAAKLGLPYSFASHFAPRMLGQAIQLYRDNFEPSEYLDRPYVSMGVPTCVADTDEEAEYLATSAYQRVLALIRGQSLKLKAPIDSMEGLWSPPEKMSVDNFFAMAQVGSKETVKAGLEALLAKYDVDEFIFTCDIYDTEKRLHNFELLMQIKNGQ, encoded by the coding sequence ATGCGTACGCTTACCGATACCCAGTTCTCTATTCTCGAACTGGTTCCAGTTCGTGACGATAAGACCATTCAATTCTCCCTGCAACATGCGCTGGAATTAGCTCAGACCGCAGAACGTCTAGGTTATAGCCGGATGTGGCTGGCCGAGCATCATAATATGGATGGTATTGCCAGCTCAGCGACCGCCGTCCTCTTAGGCTATTTACTGGCAAATACTAATAGCATCAAACTTGGCTCTGGTGGCATTATGCTGCCAAACCATGCACCCTTAGTGGTAGCAGAACAGTTCGGCACATTAGCAACTTTATACCCAGATCGTATTGAACTGGGACTGGGTCGTGCTCCTGGTACCGATCAAATGACCATGCGTGCTTTGCGTCGTGGCCGTCAGGAAACTGAAGATCAGTTCCCGCAGGATGTTTTAGAAATTCTGCAATACTTTAAAGATCCGATTCCAGGCCAACGCATTGTGGCAACTCCAGGCCAAAGCACACACGTACCTGTGTGGTTATTAGGTTCGAGCCTGTTTAGCGCACAACTGGCAGCAAAACTCGGTCTACCCTATTCTTTTGCATCTCACTTTGCTCCGCGGATGCTTGGTCAAGCGATTCAACTGTATCGGGACAATTTTGAACCGTCTGAATATCTTGATCGTCCTTATGTTTCTATGGGCGTACCAACTTGTGTCGCAGATACAGATGAAGAAGCTGAATATCTGGCAACAAGTGCTTACCAGCGTGTCCTTGCCCTGATTCGCGGTCAAAGCCTGAAATTGAAAGCGCCGATTGATTCTATGGAAGGACTCTGGTCACCACCTGAAAAGATGTCTGTCGATAATTTCTTTGCCATGGCACAAGTGGGTTCTAAAGAAACTGTTAAAGCCGGTCTGGAAGCACTCCTAGCAAAATATGATGTAGATGAGTTTATCTTCACCTGTGACATCTATGACACAGAGAAACGTCTGCATAATTTTGAATTGCTGATGCAAATCAAAAACGGGCAATAA